Proteins found in one Afipia sp. P52-10 genomic segment:
- a CDS encoding TIGR03862 family flavoprotein, which translates to MAKTVQQTTAVIGAGPAGLMAADVLARAGIAVTVYERMPSVARKFLLAGRGGLNLTHSEPFETFTTRYGARSDVLHPALARFPPQALRNWADGLGAETFVGSSGRVFPKAMKASPLLRAWLHRLGAAGVSLKLKHRWRGWRSQRDDGVAPLIFETPEGEIAVQHDATVLALGGASWPQLGSDGEWTDWLTGARIVPFAPSNSGFLVDWSEQFRSRFAGQPVKSIALTFGGRSVRGEAMIDANGLEGGAIYALSSVLREAVADRGEATVHVALRPGLDISDIEKRLAKPRGKQSLSTYLRKALNLSPVAIGLLQEAAAGSGSALAALTPRELAVLINQVPVRLLGIAPIGRAISSAGGVSFTSLDNAFMLKQRRGVFLAGEMLDWEAPTGGYLLQACFATGVAAGEGALAWLRQRDRR; encoded by the coding sequence ATGGCAAAGACGGTGCAACAGACAACCGCGGTGATCGGCGCCGGCCCAGCCGGATTGATGGCGGCGGATGTGCTCGCGCGCGCAGGCATAGCCGTCACCGTCTACGAGCGGATGCCGTCGGTGGCGCGCAAGTTTCTGCTGGCGGGGCGCGGCGGGCTGAACCTGACGCACAGTGAGCCGTTCGAGACCTTCACGACCCGCTACGGCGCGCGCAGCGACGTCCTGCATCCGGCCTTGGCAAGGTTCCCACCACAGGCGTTGCGCAACTGGGCCGATGGGTTGGGCGCAGAGACCTTTGTCGGCTCCTCCGGCCGCGTGTTTCCGAAGGCGATGAAGGCCTCGCCGCTGCTGCGCGCGTGGTTGCATCGCCTCGGCGCTGCGGGCGTGAGCTTGAAACTGAAGCATCGCTGGCGAGGTTGGCGTAGCCAGCGCGACGATGGGGTGGCGCCGCTCATATTCGAGACGCCCGAGGGGGAGATAGCCGTGCAGCACGATGCCACCGTGCTTGCGCTCGGCGGTGCGAGCTGGCCACAGCTTGGTTCCGATGGCGAGTGGACGGATTGGCTCACTGGTGCGCGGATCGTGCCATTTGCACCGTCCAACAGCGGTTTTTTGGTGGACTGGTCGGAGCAATTCCGGTCGCGCTTCGCGGGCCAGCCGGTGAAGTCGATTGCGCTGACATTCGGCGGTCGCAGCGTGCGCGGCGAGGCAATGATCGATGCCAATGGCCTCGAGGGCGGGGCGATCTACGCACTGTCCTCCGTATTGCGTGAGGCCGTGGCCGACAGAGGCGAGGCAACGGTGCATGTCGCATTGCGCCCCGGACTCGACATCAGTGATATCGAGAAACGGCTGGCGAAACCGCGTGGGAAGCAATCGCTCTCGACGTACTTGCGCAAAGCGCTGAACCTCTCGCCGGTCGCGATCGGCTTGTTACAGGAAGCGGCTGCGGGATCAGGCTCTGCGTTGGCGGCGCTCACGCCGCGTGAATTGGCGGTGCTGATCAACCAAGTGCCGGTTCGGCTGCTTGGCATTGCGCCGATTGGTCGTGCGATCTCGTCGGCCGGCGGAGTCAGCTTCACGTCGCTCGATAATGCCTTCATGCTGAAGCAGCGGCGGGGTGTGTTTCTGGCGGGCGAAATGCTTGATTGGGAGGCGCCGACCGGAGGCTATCTGTTGCAAGCGTGCTTCGCCACTGGCGTTGCCGCCGGCGAGGGCGCACTGGCATGGCTGCGCCAGCGCGATCGCCGTTGA